Proteins encoded in a region of the Photobacterium angustum genome:
- a CDS encoding type I secretion C-terminal target domain-containing protein, translating to MYVVVEGVIWKITTEGEWIQVPPSEIIDDSVPFIAEQAQVNDIIKTQNNEDNVVDLAQSDTAPRHTQNASESTANSSDGISFITRIKPTLAETLPEAGFTTRPTTSEERNERDEIGDTILSLRNSAALTVTIVDGGDGYENRFEVPTVDIFGDAIDVENGRIVVVTITDINGKVFTTNAVVKDQKWFINDQDLSELAEGPLDVYASVTDYYGNFVDATDNTIKDTLAEITAKFDGKGDNYLNQFEIVVSDLLGDITFVENNQPVTITVTDSQGKTITFETTNTDGTWNINDTDLSSLAEGELTVVADTVDIAGNPASATSTIIKDTLASITANFDGKGDEYLNRVEILVTELFGSVSNVENGQTVTIKVTDSNGLEKAFETTVIDGKWTIDDADLTNLAEGELTILAETVDIAGNPASATNTIIKDTLADINANFNGKGDEYLNRFEIPVTDLFGNVENVEDGQPVTITITDSNGIKQTFTTTVISGQWTIDDADLTDLAEGELTVIADTIDIAGNPISATDTIIKDTLADITANFEGNGDEYLNEAEIAAKTKLFGDIDFVENNQKVDVTVTDKNGKTISFTTTVVNGAWVIEDADLATLADGELTITAETKDIAGNPAIATDTIIKDTSALSIDIVTDNYDLGGLNITALKLGYVEFLEGTTTGTQTGDKIEVTFSDGTETVILTTTVDSAGNWRIEDFDLSQLNVQKTWEMSATVTDVAGNTATDDMPTLRHPDSSVFYETTLDYQGSATATASINIEFAEFTFNANQTLLEKLTSNGNPITVTISPDGLTLTAVSNGVTVLTATIQTASQDIKISLFEPIDTKLGFNSTQSAILIDGVQTDSDGTTETVVAPALIYIRDSEPAILDDYSNVIEGNITSGNVLNNDSDLDSPLSVIRVTINGETKDLTGPSVTFDLPEGQLTIKENGHWIFTANRNLDHSAGDIDLVVNYIAGDKDNDNGSADLTITIKDGEANTIINNNESNVEGLISNPTDTFTGDFIIQAGSDNPDPNSITFNAQTIATLTALNLTSGISVNLLEYTLSSDGKTITATSGGETIFTLTLTGVANGDDVTGTVTFVQYRPLNHTNASNVIKLPLLIDATDLDGTKTPTGQFDWYIEDGADPELIVNQALDFDEANLSSNQPISKTGTIDIVVGSDGLDTTLTNNPLYFDVSLLPSGLTSGGELITYTTDPLGQTIVASVNGDKVFDIIITQQPDAEGNSTVEYTFNLYQSIDQTDPSGIETITIPVFIRDNDGDINQANITVTIADGNNPVITNTTLEITENPIAVAPDAPPAGTTETASSTISVTAGQDPIVDLQLALTGAVQTSDGDAITHNGEALTWQFDGNNTYDAVLANGTVIFSINLSDIGTIAAGGSADATITIVLNDFIDHLNGKDTKLDITLPVQAIDSDGSVGTSNVTVTIWDGLKPEIIVNGALNVQENDLLDDGVDSDTSNTNAPTMSFNTGSDDVVSVTLDTALFNGKNYTSAGKNITLGAPNADGWYIATAAGKEIFQIKVNLDGTVQFDLFAPIDHPDATSQDTLNLEFGAILTDSDGDTSPATIFDVNILDDVPKGGTDGTLVLVEGQSQTLQLLTDEITGADGGEIVSFIYNGTTYSIDGNPIDLINTTVSPAKKYGTMVVNADGTIEITTVSTSEFSGQIIDNLTYTVKDGDGDTADRTATMALGDNPGHINVELMEVLEDTLTAPLTIKVFPGDNDQNETLTSITISESSLAGGQLYLNGTLLTAVGGVITITDFIQDGNFYSPNGELTYQPAPDVAINQQGMVNLEVTATISKDSGITSLEKKLPIKVYPNADAPVWDAPETEYTGVEDDNGSIKLDLAANLTDTDSSEKLTYRISGIPDGITLKLNGNVVKDGDVLNQNQLNKITIVSDKNLAGKFEFTVTAIATEKGNQFIDKNEHQTEETPHQVIINIKPDADTPTLSVKNIKGIEDQPINLSQVLVGKLTDTDGSESLSYQIKVQEGWSIKGGGAIEQPAGSGVYIVSAEDIESGEALLYPKEDISSWTETLTIEVTAVSTETSIDGLDPVNINAVSDTKTITIDLKGVIDRPDVADGGNGHWEYVADSTDNSTGFKGTIKGTAGFNEDSPLPLDFMITTSDDDKSEQITIMITNLPDGVMFVDSNGDPITLEIVGESASTGVIYQISNDQLKTTFLKTPKDFSGQLNFDVNVISTEPDGDSGEFNYQVEIDVLPVVDEKDGAILETTTLEDKSANFLIEPVINKDIDHSESLTGYKITGLPSGLTLFIDGIEVNVPTGGLDLAAHKTSGESWTDFINSGRVTVLADEDLSGLFNISISYEVTDTSPTGQTATKDINATIQLDVNGIVEGDTRLESTSEVLTSTDGSPIDLTNAVHFFDEDLDGSEYLDYIIIVVPNGINLIVEHPNGASIDGSGNWIIPATGLTSDTVKESMKDILAGATISSSFDTDIIDLRVVAHVIDDEHSRYIDAPLQVQITGHSGGGSCLPIDDPDSIQGDDAIIAKEGEDIDLSGLLDGNIDDNPEIEISFFIDINDLPAGVEIEGDGVIPEYNAVGEILGYTITPSGLENMVFVGLDEDWAGCINIPIEITQTSTCNGQSSKTTQNIKIEVIPVVDDIIVNAGQTTIQEDTESAINLELILGDNIFAGQTISGEGESATGKETINWLKISLPAGAKLNGDPAILQDNGDNTWTIKDPTRLGELTLTPPLNFSGELTINVTANITDEADCPTQTDTQTKTASVVINVAPVTDFAEMPDKIEVLGDEDSYINITGLDAILFDDDGSETLSLSISGLPEGAVLFYSPDGGNTFVQLPNSGQSWTISASQMDGVYIRPPLDFSGDMKLKLEAITNEIGTNDIKTSTTDLVVGVKPIGDDVQFFDVPESLAGTEGDSFTIPVNLESYETNSDEALRLTVTISANDPAQLQGLDKIVIGGQEVTFGQKGNNWFATVVINANTLDEFTLYPGDAYGDMKITLAANTVDTNIVLGTEYTHEGVIATEEIKLTIDALPDEPELTAQYNSIIAETDSTIALNLDLMMQNPAPNEKGSIMITGFPSDYTFSAGKAKDGGWEVDLADIANLTITGNSAQDFTLSIEPSASIGNQTATGTAQTIDFKVAEAGDNTLVGTANDDLIIGGKGNDIMSGDSGNDSFVFKSDDLGSISAPAQDTILDFDTTINSDNIDLSAILSNVTGGISADNYIDITENNGSVTLHVKDNGTDVTQEITLDNVSKDALYGADTSSATEAEILQKMIDDNNLITG from the coding sequence ATGTATGTAGTTGTTGAAGGCGTTATCTGGAAAATAACAACGGAAGGTGAATGGATACAAGTTCCTCCATCAGAAATCATCGATGACTCTGTTCCTTTCATAGCAGAGCAGGCACAAGTTAACGACATCATAAAAACTCAAAATAATGAAGACAATGTTGTTGACTTAGCACAATCTGATACTGCACCTCGTCACACACAAAACGCCTCAGAATCTACTGCCAATTCAAGTGATGGTATATCTTTTATTACCCGCATTAAGCCTACGCTTGCTGAAACCTTGCCTGAAGCGGGATTTACTACCCGTCCGACAACTTCCGAAGAAAGAAACGAACGAGATGAAATTGGTGATACCATTTTATCACTTCGTAATTCTGCCGCTTTAACAGTCACAATTGTTGATGGTGGTGATGGCTATGAGAACCGCTTTGAAGTGCCTACGGTCGATATCTTTGGTGACGCTATTGATGTTGAAAATGGCCGTATTGTGGTTGTGACTATCACTGATATTAATGGCAAAGTGTTCACAACAAATGCGGTTGTGAAAGATCAAAAATGGTTCATTAACGATCAAGACTTAAGTGAACTCGCTGAAGGTCCACTTGATGTTTATGCTTCTGTCACTGACTACTATGGCAATTTTGTTGATGCCACAGATAACACCATCAAAGACACCTTAGCTGAAATTACCGCTAAATTTGATGGCAAGGGTGATAACTATCTCAACCAATTTGAAATCGTTGTTAGTGATTTATTAGGCGATATCACCTTTGTAGAAAATAACCAACCCGTTACGATTACCGTCACCGATAGCCAAGGTAAAACCATCACCTTTGAAACGACTAACACTGATGGTACTTGGAACATTAACGACACAGATCTGTCCTCCCTCGCCGAAGGTGAACTCACAGTAGTTGCAGACACGGTCGATATTGCAGGTAATCCAGCCTCTGCCACCAGCACTATTATCAAAGATACCCTAGCAAGTATAACGGCAAATTTTGACGGTAAAGGCGATGAATACCTTAACCGTGTTGAAATCCTTGTAACCGAACTTTTTGGCTCAGTATCTAATGTTGAAAATGGTCAGACTGTCACAATTAAAGTTACCGATAGCAACGGCTTAGAAAAAGCGTTTGAAACCACCGTAATTGATGGCAAATGGACAATCGATGATGCTGACTTAACCAATTTAGCCGAAGGTGAACTCACTATTTTGGCTGAAACTGTTGATATTGCGGGTAACCCAGCTTCAGCGACCAACACCATCATAAAAGACACATTGGCAGACATTAACGCTAATTTTAATGGTAAAGGCGATGAATACCTCAACCGTTTTGAAATTCCTGTCACCGATTTATTTGGTAATGTCGAAAACGTAGAAGATGGACAACCCGTTACCATTACCATCACAGATAGCAACGGTATAAAACAAACCTTCACCACCACTGTTATTAGTGGTCAATGGACAATTGATGATGCTGACTTAACCGATTTAGCCGAAGGTGAACTCACGGTTATCGCTGATACCATTGATATTGCAGGCAACCCAATCTCAGCCACTGATACTATTATCAAAGACACCCTTGCTGACATTACCGCTAACTTTGAAGGTAATGGTGATGAATATTTAAATGAAGCTGAGATTGCCGCTAAAACCAAGTTGTTTGGTGATATCGACTTTGTTGAAAATAACCAGAAGGTTGACGTTACAGTCACCGACAAAAATGGAAAAACCATTTCTTTCACCACAACCGTTGTTAATGGCGCATGGGTCATTGAGGATGCAGATTTAGCCACATTAGCTGATGGTGAGCTAACCATTACAGCAGAAACTAAGGATATCGCAGGTAACCCTGCTATCGCCACCGATACCATCATTAAAGATACCTCAGCACTATCTATTGATATCGTCACTGACAACTACGATTTGGGCGGATTGAATATTACCGCACTCAAGCTTGGTTATGTCGAGTTTTTAGAAGGGACAACAACGGGCACTCAGACGGGTGATAAGATCGAAGTCACGTTTAGTGATGGCACTGAAACCGTTATCTTAACAACCACTGTAGATAGTGCAGGAAATTGGCGTATTGAAGATTTCGATCTTAGCCAACTCAATGTACAAAAAACATGGGAAATGTCAGCAACTGTTACCGATGTGGCAGGTAATACGGCGACTGATGATATGCCGACATTAAGACATCCTGATTCTTCAGTTTTTTATGAGACGACATTAGATTATCAAGGTTCAGCAACAGCAACGGCTTCTATCAATATCGAGTTTGCTGAGTTTACTTTTAATGCCAATCAAACATTACTAGAAAAGCTGACCTCTAACGGTAACCCTATTACAGTGACCATCTCACCGGACGGGCTCACACTAACTGCGGTAAGTAATGGCGTCACCGTTTTAACGGCAACCATTCAAACCGCCTCTCAAGACATTAAAATTAGTTTATTTGAACCTATTGATACTAAACTTGGTTTCAATAGCACTCAATCTGCAATATTGATTGATGGTGTCCAAACCGATAGCGATGGCACAACAGAAACGGTTGTTGCACCCGCGTTAATTTATATCCGAGATTCAGAACCAGCGATTCTTGATGACTATAGCAATGTGATTGAAGGCAATATTACCTCTGGCAATGTACTCAACAATGATAGTGATCTTGATTCCCCTCTCTCTGTTATTCGTGTCACGATTAACGGTGAAACCAAAGATCTAACAGGTCCTTCTGTAACGTTTGATCTTCCTGAAGGTCAACTGACCATAAAAGAAAATGGTCACTGGATTTTCACCGCCAACCGCAATCTCGACCATAGTGCGGGTGATATTGACCTCGTAGTTAACTATATCGCTGGCGATAAAGATAATGACAACGGAAGTGCGGATCTCACCATCACAATTAAAGATGGTGAAGCAAATACCATCATCAATAACAATGAAAGCAATGTTGAAGGACTGATTTCTAATCCAACAGATACCTTTACGGGTGATTTTATTATTCAAGCGGGATCAGATAACCCCGATCCTAATAGCATCACATTTAACGCCCAAACCATTGCTACTTTAACTGCTTTAAATCTAACTTCAGGTATTTCAGTTAATTTACTTGAATACACATTAAGTAGTGATGGAAAAACCATTACAGCGACATCTGGTGGAGAAACCATCTTTACTTTGACCCTAACAGGTGTCGCTAATGGCGATGACGTAACAGGTACTGTCACTTTTGTTCAATATCGTCCTTTAAATCACACCAATGCCAGTAATGTGATCAAATTACCACTACTGATTGATGCTACCGATCTTGATGGTACGAAAACCCCAACAGGACAATTTGATTGGTATATAGAAGATGGCGCAGATCCTGAATTAATCGTCAACCAAGCACTCGACTTTGATGAAGCTAACCTCTCTTCAAACCAACCGATATCCAAAACAGGCACTATCGATATTGTTGTTGGCAGTGATGGCTTAGATACTACTCTTACTAATAACCCGCTGTATTTTGATGTATCCCTATTACCATCAGGACTCACCAGTGGCGGTGAGCTTATCACCTATACAACCGATCCATTAGGTCAAACTATTGTGGCATCCGTTAATGGTGATAAAGTCTTTGATATCATCATTACTCAACAACCTGATGCAGAAGGTAACTCGACGGTTGAGTACACCTTCAACCTATATCAATCTATCGACCAAACCGATCCGAGTGGCATTGAAACCATTACCATTCCAGTCTTTATTCGCGATAACGATGGTGATATCAATCAAGCTAATATCACTGTCACCATTGCTGATGGTAACAACCCTGTCATTACTAACACCACATTAGAAATTACCGAAAACCCAATTGCTGTAGCACCCGATGCGCCACCAGCAGGCACGACAGAAACAGCAAGCTCAACAATTTCTGTTACCGCAGGGCAAGATCCGATTGTCGATTTACAACTGGCTCTAACAGGTGCAGTTCAAACCAGTGATGGTGATGCGATCACTCATAACGGTGAAGCACTGACGTGGCAGTTTGATGGCAACAATACCTATGATGCGGTTTTAGCTAACGGTACGGTGATCTTTTCAATCAACCTTTCCGACATTGGTACTATCGCGGCTGGTGGCAGTGCAGATGCAACCATTACTATTGTTCTGAATGACTTTATTGATCACCTCAATGGCAAAGATACCAAACTCGATATCACCCTTCCGGTTCAAGCCATTGATAGTGATGGCAGTGTTGGAACCTCCAATGTAACAGTCACAATTTGGGATGGTTTGAAGCCAGAAATCATCGTTAATGGCGCTTTAAATGTCCAAGAAAATGATTTACTTGATGATGGTGTAGACAGTGATACATCAAATACTAATGCACCAACAATGAGCTTTAATACTGGCAGTGATGATGTGGTATCCGTTACCTTAGATACCGCCCTCTTTAATGGTAAAAACTACACCAGCGCAGGCAAGAACATCACGCTTGGCGCACCTAATGCTGATGGTTGGTATATCGCAACAGCCGCAGGTAAAGAAATCTTCCAAATCAAAGTTAATCTTGATGGTACGGTGCAATTTGATCTGTTTGCCCCTATTGATCACCCAGACGCTACATCACAAGATACGCTTAACCTTGAATTTGGTGCCATTCTGACTGACAGCGATGGTGACACCTCGCCTGCCACTATCTTTGATGTGAATATCTTAGATGATGTTCCCAAAGGCGGTACTGACGGCACATTGGTTTTAGTTGAAGGACAGAGCCAAACATTACAACTATTAACCGATGAGATCACAGGCGCTGACGGCGGTGAAATTGTTAGCTTCATTTACAACGGTACAACTTACTCTATTGATGGTAATCCGATTGATTTAATCAATACTACGGTTTCGCCGGCGAAAAAATACGGCACCATGGTTGTTAATGCTGACGGTACAATTGAAATAACGACTGTCTCTACTTCTGAATTTAGTGGGCAGATTATCGATAACCTGACATATACAGTCAAAGACGGTGACGGCGATACCGCAGATCGAACCGCAACAATGGCATTGGGTGATAATCCAGGTCATATCAACGTTGAACTAATGGAAGTCTTGGAAGACACATTGACTGCCCCGTTAACAATCAAAGTCTTCCCTGGTGATAATGACCAAAATGAAACCCTTACCAGTATCACTATTAGTGAAAGTTCATTGGCAGGTGGACAACTTTACTTGAATGGCACGTTACTCACGGCAGTCGGTGGTGTCATCACGATTACCGATTTTATTCAAGACGGTAACTTCTATTCTCCAAACGGTGAACTCACCTATCAACCAGCCCCTGATGTTGCAATTAATCAGCAAGGTATGGTGAACCTTGAAGTCACAGCAACCATTTCAAAAGATTCAGGCATTACATCCTTAGAGAAGAAGTTACCTATTAAGGTATATCCAAATGCTGATGCACCAGTATGGGACGCCCCTGAAACTGAATACACAGGCGTTGAGGATGATAACGGCAGCATTAAACTCGACCTTGCTGCCAATCTTACCGATACCGATAGTTCAGAAAAATTAACATATCGAATTTCAGGTATTCCAGATGGCATTACATTAAAACTTAATGGCAATGTCGTTAAAGACGGTGATGTATTAAATCAAAATCAATTGAATAAAATCACTATAGTTTCAGATAAAAACCTTGCAGGTAAATTTGAATTTACCGTAACCGCTATAGCGACCGAAAAAGGTAATCAGTTCATTGATAAAAATGAGCATCAAACCGAAGAAACACCACACCAAGTTATCATTAACATCAAGCCAGACGCTGATACACCTACCCTATCGGTGAAGAACATTAAAGGTATTGAAGATCAACCGATTAACTTAAGCCAAGTATTAGTCGGTAAGCTTACCGATACCGATGGTTCTGAAAGTTTAAGCTATCAAATCAAAGTCCAAGAAGGCTGGTCGATTAAAGGTGGTGGTGCTATTGAGCAACCAGCAGGCTCAGGTGTTTATATTGTCAGCGCCGAAGATATTGAAAGTGGCGAAGCCCTACTTTATCCAAAAGAAGATATTAGCTCATGGACAGAAACGCTGACCATTGAAGTCACGGCGGTATCGACCGAAACCTCCATTGATGGACTTGATCCCGTTAATATCAACGCGGTGAGTGACACCAAAACCATTACCATTGATTTAAAAGGTGTGATTGATCGCCCTGATGTTGCAGATGGCGGTAATGGTCATTGGGAGTATGTTGCAGATAGCACAGATAATTCCACAGGCTTTAAAGGCACAATCAAAGGTACGGCAGGCTTTAACGAAGATAGTCCATTACCTTTAGATTTCATGATCACCACCAGTGATGATGATAAATCGGAACAGATCACTATTATGATCACCAACCTTCCTGACGGAGTGATGTTTGTTGATAGTAACGGTGATCCGATCACACTAGAGATCGTGGGCGAAAGTGCATCGACTGGCGTGATCTACCAGATCAGCAACGATCAGCTTAAAACCACCTTCTTAAAAACACCGAAAGACTTCAGTGGGCAACTTAATTTTGATGTTAACGTGATTTCAACTGAGCCTGATGGTGACAGCGGCGAATTCAATTACCAAGTAGAAATTGATGTGCTTCCTGTCGTTGATGAAAAAGATGGCGCTATCCTTGAAACAACAACGCTTGAGGATAAATCAGCAAACTTCTTAATTGAGCCCGTAATTAATAAAGATATCGATCACAGTGAAAGTTTAACCGGTTATAAGATCACTGGATTACCTTCAGGCTTAACACTCTTTATTGATGGAATAGAAGTTAACGTTCCTACTGGTGGATTAGACCTTGCCGCCCACAAAACCAGTGGCGAATCATGGACTGACTTCATTAACAGCGGTCGTGTTACCGTGCTTGCTGATGAAGATTTAAGTGGTTTATTCAATATTTCAATTAGCTATGAAGTCACTGACACCTCACCTACAGGACAAACAGCGACAAAAGACATTAATGCAACCATTCAGCTTGATGTGAATGGTATTGTTGAAGGCGATACCCGTTTAGAATCAACATCAGAAGTGCTCACCAGTACCGATGGAAGCCCTATCGATTTAACCAACGCGGTTCACTTTTTTGATGAAGATCTCGATGGCTCAGAGTACCTTGATTACATCATCATCGTCGTTCCAAATGGTATTAACTTAATCGTTGAACACCCAAATGGTGCGTCCATTGATGGCAGTGGTAACTGGATTATTCCCGCAACGGGATTAACCAGTGACACCGTAAAAGAATCGATGAAAGATATCTTGGCAGGTGCAACCATTAGCTCTAGCTTTGATACTGACATTATAGATTTACGTGTTGTAGCCCACGTTATTGATGACGAACATTCACGCTATATTGATGCTCCTCTTCAAGTCCAAATTACTGGTCACAGCGGCGGTGGTTCTTGTCTTCCAATTGACGATCCAGATAGCATTCAAGGTGACGATGCCATTATTGCCAAAGAAGGTGAAGATATTGATTTATCAGGGTTGCTGGATGGCAACATTGACGACAACCCTGAAATAGAAATATCGTTTTTTATTGATATCAATGATCTACCTGCAGGTGTTGAAATTGAAGGCGATGGTGTTATTCCTGAATACAACGCTGTTGGTGAAATTCTTGGCTATACCATTACACCAAGCGGCTTAGAAAATATGGTCTTTGTTGGACTCGATGAAGATTGGGCTGGCTGTATTAATATTCCGATTGAGATCACTCAAACGTCCACCTGTAACGGCCAGTCGTCCAAAACAACGCAGAATATCAAGATTGAAGTTATCCCTGTTGTCGATGACATCATTGTTAATGCAGGACAAACCACGATTCAGGAAGACACCGAATCTGCTATCAACTTAGAATTAATCTTAGGCGATAATATTTTCGCGGGACAAACCATCAGCGGCGAAGGCGAATCAGCCACAGGTAAAGAAACCATTAACTGGTTGAAAATTTCTTTACCTGCCGGGGCAAAACTCAACGGCGATCCCGCCATTTTACAAGACAACGGCGATAACACATGGACGATTAAAGACCCAACGCGTTTAGGTGAATTAACCCTAACACCACCACTTAACTTCAGCGGGGAGTTGACCATTAATGTTACAGCCAACATCACTGATGAAGCTGATTGCCCAACCCAAACCGATACCCAAACCAAAACGGCATCAGTGGTAATCAATGTTGCACCAGTAACTGATTTTGCTGAAATGCCCGATAAAATCGAAGTTCTAGGTGACGAAGATAGCTACATTAATATCACAGGCCTAGACGCAATTTTATTTGATGATGATGGTTCAGAAACACTATCACTGAGTATTTCAGGACTACCTGAAGGTGCTGTGCTGTTCTATTCACCTGATGGCGGAAATACATTCGTCCAGTTACCTAACAGCGGTCAATCATGGACTATCAGTGCCAGCCAAATGGACGGGGTTTATATACGTCCACCGCTAGATTTTAGTGGTGATATGAAGCTCAAACTAGAAGCCATCACCAACGAAATTGGTACCAACGATATTAAAACCTCGACCACTGATTTAGTCGTAGGCGTTAAACCTATTGGCGATGATGTTCAGTTCTTTGATGTACCAGAAAGTCTTGCTGGAACTGAAGGTGATAGTTTCACTATTCCAGTGAATCTAGAAAGCTATGAAACAAACAGTGATGAAGCATTACGACTCACAGTAACGATCAGTGCGAATGATCCTGCTCAGTTACAAGGGTTAGATAAAATCGTTATTGGCGGTCAAGAAGTTACCTTTGGGCAAAAAGGAAATAATTGGTTTGCTACCGTCGTCATTAATGCCAATACACTGGATGAATTCACACTTTATCCAGGTGATGCTTATGGCGATATGAAGATCACATTAGCTGCCAATACTGTTGATACAAATATCGTATTAGGCACTGAGTACACTCATGAAGGTGTTATCGCTACCGAAGAGATCAAATTAACCATTGATGCGCTACCTGATGAGCCTGAATTAACGGCGCAATACAACAGTATTATTGCTGAAACAGATTCAACGATCGCCTTAAATCTTGATCTCATGATGCAAAATCCAGCACCTAATGAAAAAGGTAGCATTATGATCACAGGCTTCCCAAGTGATTACACTTTCTCTGCTGGTAAAGCAAAAGATGGTGGTTGGGAAGTCGATCTCGCTGATATTGCCAACCTCACCATAACAGGCAACAGCGCACAAGATTTCACTTTATCTATTGAGCCAAGTGCCAGTATCGGCAACCAAACTGCAACGGGCACAGCGCAAACCATCGATTTCAAAGTCGCAGAGGCTGGTGATAATACCCTAGTAGGTACAGCCAATGACGATTTAATCATCGGCGGTAAAGGCAACGACATAATGTCAGGTGATAGTGGTAATGACAGTTTCGTCTTTAAATCTGATGATCTTGGTTCAATCTCTGCACCAGCACAAGATACTATTTTAGATTTTGATACCACAATTAATAGCGACAACATCGACTTAAGCGCTATTTTATCAAATGTTACTGGTGGTATTTCAGCCGATAACTATATTGATATTACTGAAAATAACGGTTCCGTCACATTACATGTTAAAGACAATGGCACAGATGTTACACAAGAGATAACGTTAGACAATGTGAGTAAAGATGCGCTTTATGGCGCAGATACGAGCTCTGCAACGGAAGCAGAGATTCTACAAAAAATGATAGATGATAATAATCTAATTACTGGCTAG